The proteins below come from a single Cannabis sativa cultivar Pink pepper isolate KNU-18-1 chromosome 3, ASM2916894v1, whole genome shotgun sequence genomic window:
- the LOC115708684 gene encoding uncharacterized protein LOC115708684 produces MEKYFGNAYRGDPGVPHADPDRFWNIWIGSATFSALTWFNPYMWQLSNQFNWHDKAMLFEQYHWKKAMKKGQPYKFKWNEYMDKDHRDSYYANWPVYFP; encoded by the exons ATGGAGAAGTATTTTGGCAATGCGTATAGAGGTGACCCCGGTGTCCCGCATGCTGATCCAGACCGCTTCTGGAACATATGGATTGGATCAGCTACCTTTTCAGCTCTCACCTGGTTCAATCCTTACATGTGGCAACTCTCTAACCAGTTCAA CTGGCACGACAAAGCCATGTTGTTTGAACAATATCACTGGAAGAAAGCAATGAAGAAAGGGCAGCCTTACAAGTTTAAG TGGAACGAGTACATGGATAAGGACCACAGAGATTCTTATTATGCCAACTGGCCTGTTTATTTCCCCTAG